The Sphingobium aromaticiconvertens genome has a segment encoding these proteins:
- a CDS encoding multidrug effflux MFS transporter yields MQHSPPPPAPAADAPAIGFHEFVLLCAALMAMNALSIDPMLPALPAIGRDLAIPHPNDRQMIISVYFLGVGIGSLLFGILSDRFGRKPVMGVALGLFALCTVACAAAQSFTMLLVARGLAGFFAGASRVITVGIIRDKFHGDAMARVMSLIFAVFMIIPVLAPSFGQAVLWVAPWRWIFWTLAILAVLVTAWMMARMTETLRPENRLPIDPRGIGETIGRVVTHRLAIGYMLASGVIMGGLVSFILSVQQIFFDIFDAARVFPLAFAAMAGCMGVGGLVNSRLVQRFGARRMSQTALVALIFISIVHLLVALTGIETIVTFVTLQAITMLTVSFTASNFSSISMEPFAKGAGVASSFQAFLTTAISSALGAGVGAAFNGTTVPLSMGFLVFGVVALGIVAWAEKGQLFTRPHHDLLRDRASETIR; encoded by the coding sequence ATGCAGCATAGTCCGCCCCCGCCCGCTCCGGCAGCCGACGCGCCGGCCATTGGTTTTCACGAATTCGTTCTGCTCTGCGCGGCGCTTATGGCGATGAATGCGCTGTCGATCGATCCGATGCTACCAGCCCTGCCAGCCATCGGCCGCGATCTGGCCATCCCGCATCCCAACGACCGGCAGATGATCATCAGCGTCTATTTCCTGGGCGTAGGAATTGGCTCGCTGTTGTTCGGTATCCTGTCTGACCGTTTTGGACGAAAGCCGGTCATGGGCGTCGCGCTTGGCCTGTTCGCCCTCTGCACCGTCGCCTGCGCCGCCGCGCAAAGCTTCACCATGCTGCTTGTCGCGCGCGGCTTGGCGGGCTTCTTTGCGGGCGCCAGCCGAGTCATTACCGTCGGCATCATCCGCGACAAGTTTCACGGCGATGCCATGGCGCGCGTCATGTCGCTGATCTTCGCCGTCTTCATGATCATTCCCGTACTCGCGCCCAGCTTCGGCCAGGCGGTGTTGTGGGTCGCTCCCTGGCGCTGGATCTTCTGGACGCTGGCAATTCTGGCCGTCCTTGTCACCGCCTGGATGATGGCGCGGATGACCGAAACGCTGCGCCCTGAAAACCGTCTGCCGATCGATCCGCGCGGGATCGGGGAAACCATCGGCCGGGTCGTCACCCATCGCCTCGCGATCGGCTATATGCTGGCCAGCGGCGTCATCATGGGTGGGTTGGTCAGCTTCATCCTGTCGGTGCAGCAGATATTCTTCGACATTTTCGACGCTGCTCGCGTGTTTCCGCTCGCCTTTGCGGCGATGGCGGGCTGCATGGGGGTAGGGGGCCTCGTCAACAGCCGCCTCGTCCAGCGTTTCGGCGCGCGCCGCATGAGCCAGACCGCACTGGTGGCCCTGATTTTCATCTCGATCGTGCATCTCTTGGTCGCCTTGACCGGTATCGAGACGATTGTGACCTTCGTCACCCTTCAGGCGATAACAATGCTGACGGTTTCCTTCACTGCGTCCAATTTCAGTTCCATCTCCATGGAGCCGTTCGCGAAAGGGGCAGGCGTCGCCTCGTCCTTCCAGGCATTTCTGACCACCGCTATCTCCAGCGCACTGGGCGCTGGCGTCGGTGCCGCCTTCAACGGCACCACGGTGCCGTTGTCGATGGGCTTTCTGGTTTTCGGTGTCGTTGCCCTGGGAATCGTCGCCTGGGCAGAGAAAGGGCAGCTCTTCACCCGTCCCCATCATGACTTGCTGCGCGACCGGGCCAGCGAAACCATCCGCTGA
- a CDS encoding amino acid permease, protein MIFGRVKSLDAILATAEKKSLTRSLGAFQLTMLGIGAVIGTGIFVLTAEAAQKAGPGMMLSFVIAGFVCAVAALCYAEMAAMVPVSGSAYTYSYAVMGELIAWMVGWALILEYAVAAGAVSVGWSGYVVGLIEHSFHIDIPDLLTRGPFDGGMVNLPAMMIAGLVTWLLVIGTKESATVNAVLVLIKVAALTLFIVLALPVINMEKFTPFAPLGFSGISAAAASIFFAYVGFDAVSTAAEETKNPQRNMPIGLIGSLGICTIFYMLVAAGVIGTVGAQPVTQGAIPIAQGGIALAPGSTALSQQCAALAAAGTEAVTCSKEALAWTLREIGWPQIGNLLGLAAGLALPSVILMMMFGQTRIFFVMSRDGLLPAVFSKVHPTFKTPYVITILTGIFVALFAAFFPVGILADISNSGTLFAFAAVSIAVMVLRRTDPGRKRPFRTPAIMVTAPIAILGCLYLFFSLGTETKLMFVGWAAVGLIVYFAYSYRRSHVGRGISDTHEGDEGIPPQPVPPMPGAPTPGGQDA, encoded by the coding sequence ATGATTTTCGGGCGCGTAAAATCACTCGACGCCATATTGGCGACGGCCGAGAAGAAGTCGCTTACGCGCTCATTGGGCGCGTTCCAGTTGACGATGTTGGGTATCGGCGCCGTCATCGGCACCGGTATCTTCGTGCTGACGGCGGAGGCCGCGCAGAAGGCCGGGCCGGGCATGATGCTGTCCTTCGTCATCGCCGGTTTCGTCTGCGCCGTGGCGGCGCTCTGTTATGCGGAGATGGCGGCGATGGTGCCGGTTTCCGGCTCTGCTTATACCTATAGCTATGCCGTGATGGGCGAACTGATCGCCTGGATGGTCGGTTGGGCGCTGATCCTGGAATATGCGGTCGCGGCTGGGGCGGTGTCTGTCGGATGGTCGGGCTATGTCGTCGGCCTTATCGAACATAGCTTCCATATCGACATACCCGACCTTCTGACGCGTGGCCCGTTTGACGGCGGCATGGTCAACCTGCCCGCGATGATGATCGCGGGGCTGGTCACCTGGCTGCTGGTTATCGGTACGAAGGAAAGCGCGACCGTCAACGCCGTGCTGGTGCTGATCAAGGTGGCGGCGCTGACGCTGTTCATCGTGCTTGCCTTGCCTGTGATCAACATGGAGAAGTTCACGCCCTTCGCGCCGCTGGGATTTTCCGGCATTTCGGCGGCGGCGGCCTCGATCTTCTTCGCCTATGTCGGCTTTGATGCTGTTTCGACAGCGGCGGAGGAAACAAAAAATCCACAGCGCAACATGCCGATCGGCCTGATCGGGTCGCTGGGCATCTGCACCATCTTCTACATGCTGGTCGCCGCAGGCGTGATCGGCACCGTGGGCGCGCAGCCGGTGACGCAGGGCGCCATCCCCATCGCGCAGGGCGGCATTGCGCTCGCCCCCGGTTCCACCGCCCTGTCGCAACAATGCGCGGCGCTGGCGGCGGCGGGGACCGAGGCTGTGACCTGTTCCAAGGAAGCGCTGGCCTGGACGCTGCGCGAAATCGGCTGGCCGCAGATCGGCAACCTGCTGGGCCTGGCTGCCGGTCTTGCCCTGCCCTCGGTCATCCTGATGATGATGTTCGGCCAGACCCGCATCTTCTTCGTCATGAGCCGTGACGGCCTGCTCCCGGCCGTCTTCTCAAAGGTGCATCCGACCTTCAAAACGCCCTATGTCATCACCATCCTGACCGGCATTTTCGTGGCGTTGTTCGCTGCTTTCTTCCCGGTTGGCATCCTTGCGGACATCTCCAACTCGGGCACGTTGTTCGCCTTCGCCGCCGTGTCGATCGCTGTGATGGTGCTGCGCCGGACCGATCCGGGTCGCAAACGCCCCTTCCGTACCCCCGCCATCATGGTGACGGCGCCGATCGCCATATTGGGCTGCCTCTACCTGTTCTTCAGCCTGGGGACGGAGACGAAGCTGATGTTCGTCGGCTGGGCAGCGGTCGGCCTGATCGTCTATTTCGCCTATAGCTATCGCCGTAGCCATGTTGGTCGCGGAATCAGCGATACCCATGAGGGCGATGAGGGCATCCCCCCGCAGCCAGTGCCACCGATGCCCGGTGCGCCCACCCCCGGCGGCCAGGACGCATAA
- the pgeF gene encoding peptidoglycan editing factor PgeF has protein sequence MVELLNARALSEVRHGFAGRRGGVSTGIHAGLNVGLGSQDDRAAILKNRDLARDAVLPGSILVTARQVHSPDVVTVTTAIPETDRPAADALVTDRPGLLLGILTADCVPVLFVDPVAAIVGAAHAGWKGAISGVTDRTIDAMVALGADSTRIVCAIGPCIGRASYEVGDDFAIRFEEHAPDNARFFSPAREGHRLFDIAAYVAARLADYGIGRVEMLDEDTYAQPDRFFSYRRACHLGEPGYGRQISMIAVG, from the coding sequence GTGGTCGAACTGTTGAATGCGCGCGCGCTGAGTGAGGTGCGGCATGGTTTCGCAGGACGGCGGGGCGGGGTTTCGACCGGCATTCATGCGGGCCTCAATGTCGGGCTGGGATCGCAGGACGACCGCGCGGCCATCCTGAAAAACCGCGATCTTGCCCGCGATGCGGTCCTGCCCGGCAGCATCCTTGTCACCGCGCGGCAGGTCCATTCCCCCGATGTGGTGACGGTCACCACAGCCATCCCGGAAACAGACCGCCCCGCCGCCGACGCGCTCGTCACGGACCGCCCCGGTCTGTTGCTGGGTATCCTGACCGCAGATTGCGTGCCGGTGCTGTTCGTGGACCCGGTCGCCGCTATCGTCGGCGCTGCCCATGCCGGGTGGAAAGGCGCGATAAGCGGCGTCACCGACCGCACGATCGACGCTATGGTTGCGCTGGGAGCTGATTCCACGCGAATCGTCTGTGCCATCGGCCCCTGCATTGGTCGCGCCTCCTATGAAGTGGGCGATGATTTCGCCATCCGGTTCGAGGAACATGCCCCGGACAACGCCCGCTTCTTTTCCCCCGCCCGCGAAGGTCACAGGCTTTTTGACATCGCTGCCTATGTCGCCGCCCGCCTCGCCGATTATGGCATCGGCCGGGTCGAAATGCTGGACGAGGATACCTACGCCCAGCCTGACCGTTTCTTCAGCTATCGCCGCGCCTGCCATCTTGGCGAGCCGGGCTATGGGCGCCAGATATCGATGATTGCAGTGGGTTAG
- a CDS encoding retroviral-like aspartic protease family protein, with protein sequence MRCVAAVAAFLAFWPGLLLAQEDAGLDPDTPPAVVRTGPASDDRLTIPIRIGVQGTWNFVIDTGAQRTVISRDLAQRLALVEARRVTILSMTGRSDVGSVDLPPIAFGTTTIKDIEAPVLDGDHLGAPGLLGLDGLQSKRLLLNFRTGRMEISASNRRVRPESDAIIVEARRRNGQLILLDSTVEGSRVNIILDTGTNISVGNMALLAKLTKKGRAPATTPASLTSVTGGVLIGQIAILRTVKMGGATLVDLPVLFAEASPFEELDLHDRPALLLGINALKVFDRVAIDFGRGKVDFMIPDQGSLAGAQLADARGGVDMP encoded by the coding sequence ATGCGTTGCGTTGCTGCTGTTGCCGCTTTCCTGGCTTTCTGGCCGGGCCTTCTGCTGGCGCAGGAGGACGCGGGGCTTGACCCGGACACGCCGCCCGCAGTGGTTCGAACAGGGCCGGCGAGTGACGACCGGCTGACCATCCCCATCCGTATAGGCGTGCAGGGTACCTGGAATTTCGTCATCGATACCGGTGCGCAGCGAACGGTCATATCGCGTGACCTGGCCCAGAGGCTGGCGCTTGTGGAGGCGCGGCGGGTGACGATCCTGAGCATGACCGGCCGTTCGGATGTCGGCAGCGTGGACCTGCCGCCGATCGCCTTTGGCACGACCACGATCAAGGATATAGAGGCGCCGGTGCTGGATGGCGATCATCTGGGCGCGCCCGGACTGCTGGGCCTGGATGGATTGCAGTCGAAGCGACTGCTGCTCAATTTCCGCACGGGACGGATGGAGATCAGCGCCAGCAACCGGCGCGTCCGGCCGGAGTCGGATGCGATCATCGTCGAGGCGCGACGGCGTAATGGTCAGTTGATCCTGCTCGATTCGACTGTCGAGGGCAGTAGGGTCAACATCATCCTCGACACCGGCACGAATATCAGTGTCGGTAATATGGCGTTGCTGGCGAAGCTGACGAAAAAGGGGCGTGCCCCTGCCACTACGCCCGCGAGCCTGACGAGCGTCACGGGCGGCGTGCTGATCGGGCAGATCGCGATACTCCGCACAGTGAAGATGGGCGGGGCGACGCTCGTCGATCTGCCGGTGCTGTTTGCCGAAGCCAGCCCCTTCGAGGAATTGGACCTGCATGACCGCCCTGCCCTCTTGCTGGGTATTAATGCGCTCAAGGTATTCGATCGGGTGGCGATCGACTTTGGACGCGGAAAGGTCGACTTCATGATTCCGGATCAGGGATCGTTGGCGGGCGCGCAACTGGCGGATGCGAGGGGTGGGGTTGACATGCCGTGA
- the rho gene encoding transcription termination factor Rho, which translates to MHLKDLKKQPPAALVTMAEELGVEGASTLRKQDLMFAILKAEAENGEQIMGEGTIEVLQDGFGFLRSPQSNYLAGPDDIYVSPNQVRKFGLRTGDTVEGEIRAPKDGERYFALTKLMSVNFDDPDVVRHRVNFDNLTPLYPEQKLSLDTLDPTVKDKSARVIDIISPQGKGQRTLIVAPPRVGKTVMLQNIAKAITDNHPEVFLLVLLIDERPEEVTDMQRSVKGEVVSSTFDEPATRHVQVAEMVIEKAKRLVEHKKDVVILLDSITRLGRAYNTVVPSSGKVLTGGVDANALQRPKRFFGAARNIEEGGSLSIIATALIDTGSRMDEVIFEEFKGTGNSEIVLDRKVADKRIFPALDVGKSGTRKEELLVDKAKLSKMWVLRRILMQMGTIDAMEFLLDKMKDSKTNEDFFDSMNQ; encoded by the coding sequence ATGCATCTCAAGGACCTCAAGAAACAACCACCAGCCGCGCTCGTCACCATGGCGGAAGAGCTGGGCGTCGAGGGCGCGTCGACGCTGCGCAAGCAGGATCTGATGTTCGCGATCCTCAAGGCCGAAGCCGAGAATGGCGAACAGATCATGGGCGAGGGCACGATCGAGGTGTTGCAGGACGGCTTCGGCTTCCTGCGTAGCCCCCAGTCCAATTATCTGGCCGGTCCCGATGACATCTATGTATCGCCAAATCAGGTCCGCAAGTTCGGCCTGCGCACCGGCGATACGGTGGAAGGCGAAATTCGCGCGCCCAAGGATGGCGAGCGCTATTTCGCGCTGACCAAGCTGATGTCCGTCAATTTCGACGATCCCGACGTGGTCCGCCATCGCGTCAATTTCGACAATCTGACGCCGCTCTATCCCGAACAGAAGCTGTCGCTCGACACGCTCGACCCGACCGTCAAGGACAAGTCGGCCCGCGTCATCGACATCATCTCGCCGCAGGGCAAGGGCCAGCGCACGCTGATCGTCGCACCACCCCGCGTCGGTAAGACGGTGATGCTGCAAAACATCGCCAAGGCCATCACCGACAACCATCCCGAAGTGTTCCTGCTGGTCCTGCTGATCGACGAGCGGCCTGAGGAAGTCACCGACATGCAACGCAGCGTGAAGGGTGAGGTCGTGTCCTCGACCTTCGACGAGCCTGCAACGCGCCACGTCCAGGTCGCCGAAATGGTGATCGAAAAGGCCAAGCGCCTCGTGGAACACAAGAAGGATGTCGTCATCCTTCTGGACTCCATCACCCGCCTTGGCCGCGCCTACAACACCGTCGTGCCCTCGTCGGGCAAGGTGCTGACCGGCGGCGTCGATGCCAACGCCCTGCAACGGCCCAAGCGCTTCTTCGGCGCGGCCCGTAACATCGAGGAGGGCGGCTCGCTCTCCATCATCGCGACCGCGCTGATCGACACCGGCAGCCGCATGGACGAGGTGATCTTCGAAGAGTTCAAGGGCACCGGCAACTCGGAAATCGTCCTCGACCGCAAGGTGGCCGACAAGCGCATCTTCCCCGCGCTCGACGTCGGCAAGTCGGGCACCCGCAAGGAAGAGCTGCTGGTCGACAAGGCCAAGCTCTCCAAAATGTGGGTGCTGCGTCGTATCCTCATGCAGATGGGCACGATCGACGCTATGGAGTTCCTGCTCGACAAGATGAAGGATTCGAAGACGAACGAAGATTTCTTCGATTCGATGAACCAGTAA